A genomic region of Dreissena polymorpha isolate Duluth1 chromosome 4, UMN_Dpol_1.0, whole genome shotgun sequence contains the following coding sequences:
- the LOC127876269 gene encoding delta-like protein 4, which translates to MSQPACVLLLSGKRKSGKDFIADRLQCRIGPEVCQILRLSGPLKEQYALDNGLDYQQLLDSTTYKEMYRAKMIAWGEEKRSADPGFFCRKTIELAQPDRNIWIISDARRKTDLAFFSENYQKVLRTIRMTCSDDVRKQRGFIFTQVEICPPSSDMSPTPCEDECSSQADCPYPLVCCPGGCTQGRPKDDRTYHACVYPDICATGVCKHGATCIRGQGLEYECLCPPGLEGPNCDTDIDECLSQPCQHGGQCINLLNDYTCCCPPDFTGKSCESENICKARQDPCFGKKCSKYTEAKCDVTASFSLMKNGKTKDVTDQCNNGNN; encoded by the exons GATTGGACCTGAAGTTTGTCAGATTCTGAGGCTGTCTGGCCCTTTGAAGGAACAATACGCTCTG GACAACGGACTAGATTACCAGCAACTGCTTGACTCAACCACCTACAAAGAAATGTACAGAGCCAAAATGATAGCATGGGGAGAAGAAAAACGATCGGCGGACCCGGGTTTCTTTTGTCGTAAAACAATCGAATTAGCCCAGCCAGATCGAAATATTTGGATAATATCCGATGCACGACGAAAAACGGATTTAGCGTTCTTTAGTGAAAATTACCAAAAGGTTCTAAGAACAATACGAATGACATGCTCGGACGATGTCAGAAAGCAGCGCGGATTCATTTTCACACAAG TCGAGATCTGTCCTCCCTCCTCGGACATGTCCCCCACACCGTGTGAGGACGAGTGTTCGAGTCAAGCTGACTGCCCCTATCCCCTAGTCTGCTGCCCGGGTGGATGCACACAAGGCCGACCTAAAGACGACAGAACGTACCACGCATGCGTGTACCCAG ACATCTGCGCCACCGGCGTCTGCAAGCACGGCGCCACTTGCATCCGCGGACAGGGTCTGGAGTACGAGTGTCTGTGTCCGCCAGGACTCGAAGGTCCCAACTGTGACACAG ATATTGATGAATGCTTGAGTCAACCGTGTCAACATGGCGGTCAGTGTATCAACCTCCTAAACGACTATACATGTTGCTGTCCTCCAGACTTCACAGGCAAATCGTGTGAATCAG AAAATATCTGCAAAGCCCGACAAGACCCGTGTTTCGGTAAAAAATGTAGCAAGTACACGGAAGCCAAGTGTGACGTCACGGCGTCGTTTTCGTTGATGAAGAATGGAAAGACCAAGGACGTCACCGACCAGTGCAATAATGGAAACAACTAA
- the LOC127876268 gene encoding uncharacterized protein LOC127876268, protein MAILRLFIGIVACLLLHVLHEINCQPPSHAGAFAKIRPSDLRALQTFRGRQRLTKPQPDLSAEADVKSDQALASQSTGVGNEREAAGVIAPVRSTTVTPITTPKSPPIRSQRIDPIVVSDRRLEGNVVENPQIPFQAQEPQQKQTGPIRSSPLGDPNVVPINFPWGSAQTMDSVQRSPDNSIFSSSKQQNIVPFDSSRVPLRGPEPESRVPDVRTPQQSLPVDSAFPVPPRRSEPRPDSFEPLVSASSNPQFLPFDSPRVPLRTREPETSASVPSSTQDVLTSPNIAFDRERAFNNIMAPNQLQPEVPDEQPTALIWDHPPQSNYIFLRKVIVRRYRVNPCPGVAFGCYYMEPVLNIVYVPVLMA, encoded by the exons ATGGCGATATTAAGATTATTTATAG GTATTGTAGCTTGCCTCCTGCTTCATGTTTTGCATGAGATAAACTGTCAGCCGCCGTCACACGCGGGGGCGTTTGCAAAGATTAGGCCGAGTGACCTTCGCGCTCTTCAGACGTTTCGAGGCAGGCAGCGTCTCACTAAGCCGCAGCCCGATCTCAGTGCAGAGGCGGATGTGAAGTCTGACCAGGCACTGGCGTCCCAGTCGACCGGTGTCGGAAACGAGCGTGAAGCGGCGGGCGTTATCGCTCCAGTAAGGTCAACTACAGTGACTCCAATAACGACACCGAAGTCCCCGCCCATACGTTCTCAGAGAATAGACCCCATCGTTGTTTCTGATCGTCGTCTTGAAGGAAATGTCGTAGAGAATCCGCAGATCCCTTTCCAGGCGCAGGAACCGCAGCAAAAACAAACAGGCCCAATCCGTTCTTCACCATTGGGCGATCCAAATGTTGTGCCGATTAATTTTCCTTGGGGTTCCGCCCAGACCATGGACTCGGTACAAAGATCGCCAGATAACTCTATATTTTCATCAAGTAAGCAACAAAATATCGTACCGTTTGATTCATCTCGGGTTCCTTTGCGAGGGCCGGAACCGGAATCTCGTGTGCCTGATGTAAGAACTCCACAGCAATCACTACCGGTTGATTCTGCATTTCCTGTTCCTCCAAGGCGAAGTGAGCCTAGACCGGATTCATTTGAACCCCTCGTATCTGCGTCAAGTAATCCACAGTTTTTACCTTTCGACTCTCCGAGGGTACCTTTAAGAACAAGAGAACCGGAAACCTCCGCGTCTGTCCCATCATCTACACAGGATGTGCTTACGTCACCAAATATAgcgtttgaccgcgaacgtgccTTTAATAATATAATGGCGCCCAATCAGCTGCAACCGGAAGTACCAGATGAGCAGCCAACAGCTCTGATCTGGGATCATCCGCCACAGAGCAATTACATATTTTTAAGAAAGGTCATTGTAAGACGTTACCGCGTTAATCCCTGCCCGGGTGTCGCGTTCGGCTGCTATTATATGGAACCGGTTTTAAATATCGTTTATGTTCCTGTCTTGATGGCATAA